A window of the Bdellovibrio svalbardensis genome harbors these coding sequences:
- the lysM gene encoding peptidoglycan-binding protein LysM: protein MGLISFFKDAGEKLFHSKDAKAAEASSLNTESIKKYIQTQGLRVDNLEIGFDSVRDTVTVAGKVADQATKEKVLLCCGNINGVANVDDRLTVTNPAPASQYYTVKSGDTLSKISKELYGDANKYNLIFEANRPMLSHPDKIYPGQNLRIPPQATSQQKMAQL, encoded by the coding sequence ATGGGACTAATCAGTTTCTTTAAAGATGCTGGCGAAAAACTATTTCATTCAAAAGATGCAAAGGCGGCGGAAGCCTCATCGCTCAATACTGAGTCGATTAAGAAATACATCCAGACCCAAGGGCTCAGAGTCGACAATTTAGAAATCGGCTTTGACAGTGTTCGCGACACCGTCACAGTTGCCGGCAAAGTGGCGGATCAGGCCACCAAAGAAAAAGTTTTACTCTGCTGCGGAAACATCAATGGAGTCGCCAATGTCGACGATCGCCTCACTGTCACAAATCCAGCTCCCGCGTCTCAGTACTACACGGTCAAATCGGGCGATACTTTGTCTAAAATCTCCAAAGAGTTGTATGGCGATGCAAATAAATACAATCTGATCTTTGAAGCCAATAGGCCGATGCTCTCGCATCCTGACAAGATCTATCCTGGCCAAAATTTGCGCATTCCCCCACAGGCAACTTCGCAGCAAAAGATGGCTCAACTTTAA
- a CDS encoding methylated-DNA--[protein]-cysteine S-methyltransferase: MNDLEFRIYKVASVFGDWLAAFEGDEMVFLGNYSAGKKLVEDDLAKFFYDNYGFKVGKFTPAKWTKGKFWSTRHKIKLQGTEFQMKVWLELLNIPEGKTVSYTDLAKKIRKPSAVRAVASAVARNPVSFYVPCHRVVGKGTSTSSKLKYHWGSDLKRELLTSEGAL; encoded by the coding sequence ATGAACGATTTAGAATTCCGTATTTATAAAGTTGCTTCCGTATTTGGCGATTGGCTTGCGGCCTTCGAAGGTGACGAAATGGTTTTCCTGGGCAACTACAGCGCCGGAAAAAAATTAGTTGAAGACGACTTGGCAAAATTCTTCTATGACAACTATGGCTTCAAAGTCGGCAAATTCACTCCTGCAAAATGGACTAAAGGCAAATTCTGGAGCACTCGCCACAAGATCAAACTTCAAGGCACTGAGTTCCAAATGAAAGTTTGGTTGGAGCTTCTTAATATCCCAGAAGGCAAAACTGTCAGCTACACAGATCTTGCGAAAAAGATCCGCAAGCCTTCTGCAGTTCGTGCGGTGGCTTCTGCGGTTGCCAGAAATCCGGTTAGCTTCTATGTTCCCTGCCACCGTGTCGTCGGCAAAGGCACTTCAACCAGCTCTAAGTTGAAATATCACTGGGGTTCTGATTTGAAGAGAGAGCTTTTGACTAGCGAAGGCGCTCTTTAA
- a CDS encoding substrate-binding periplasmic protein — protein sequence MSWDVTFPNIIQNLSIWIKVNIMPSKFVFFFLQMIASLLLAENAIAKTKELLIEADFYCPYNCGPKDERKGFAVELAEAALAGSGYSIRYEIVPWNRAVRRAQQGLSQGVFGGTGFDSESAGPPLLLKHRVPLAILQYAVFARPGVSWKYDGPHSLEGKKVGLVAGYEQVLFGHLGDFLLIKAGRNFIEFSYGDSAGRNNLLKLINKRVDLIIDDERVLRRIAKEEGISQDAFIRVAELGPKPFNFYLAMSPKYKDAEEVLKILDQRLLEMMKSGEFEKIMKRY from the coding sequence ATGAGCTGGGATGTTACTTTCCCAAATATAATACAGAACCTCAGTATTTGGATTAAAGTGAACATCATGCCATCAAAATTTGTATTCTTCTTTTTGCAGATGATTGCATCGCTATTGTTGGCGGAAAACGCCATTGCCAAGACCAAGGAGCTTTTGATCGAGGCGGATTTTTACTGTCCCTACAACTGCGGCCCCAAAGATGAAAGAAAGGGTTTTGCGGTTGAGCTTGCCGAGGCGGCACTTGCCGGCTCCGGTTACTCCATTCGCTATGAAATTGTCCCTTGGAATCGCGCTGTGCGAAGAGCGCAGCAAGGTCTGTCGCAAGGGGTGTTTGGAGGGACGGGCTTTGACTCTGAAAGCGCGGGGCCTCCCTTGTTATTGAAGCACCGAGTGCCGTTGGCAATTCTGCAGTATGCGGTTTTTGCCCGGCCCGGTGTCTCGTGGAAATACGATGGACCCCACTCCTTGGAGGGAAAAAAGGTCGGACTGGTCGCCGGCTATGAGCAAGTGCTCTTTGGACACCTCGGAGATTTTCTTTTAATAAAAGCAGGAAGAAATTTTATTGAGTTTTCCTATGGTGACTCCGCCGGAAGAAACAACTTGCTGAAGTTGATCAATAAACGAGTGGACTTGATTATTGATGATGAACGAGTTTTACGTCGTATAGCCAAAGAGGAAGGAATATCGCAAGATGCCTTTATTCGTGTGGCGGAACTGGGGCCTAAGCCCTTCAACTTCTATTTAGCAATGAGTCCTAAGTATAAAGATGCCGAAGAGGTTTTAAAAATTCTTGATCAGCGCTTGCTGGAGATGATGAAAAGCGGGGAGTTCGAAAAGATTATGAAGAGGTATTAA
- a CDS encoding recA protein has product MNTLALPALANIPFVSAEDLQPPAGVPTGINTLDDFLLWKGIPKGDLSLFQGTPGTGATSLWVSLTQKAHEQNKWVAWVNGGAQLLPTHLVSRQINLKKLLVVKEPHEAEQLFWVLQELITSSLFEVIGCELKEMFFKNHQLQKLKNLCRFHKVALIFVCHKISRFVNPLFSLIIQFQRDFITIQRALHRPTPFSVAGSVIHSHFLFQSKNDKDQKRVAKKFFLESSDTPTTSKTYVDYSSQKDRQLSR; this is encoded by the coding sequence ATGAATACACTCGCCCTTCCCGCCCTAGCAAATATTCCCTTCGTCTCTGCTGAGGACCTACAACCACCAGCTGGGGTTCCTACTGGCATCAATACTTTGGATGATTTCCTTTTATGGAAAGGCATTCCCAAAGGAGACCTCAGTCTTTTCCAGGGAACCCCAGGTACGGGGGCCACGTCTTTATGGGTTTCCCTTACGCAGAAAGCTCACGAACAAAACAAATGGGTTGCTTGGGTAAATGGCGGAGCACAGCTTCTTCCCACTCATCTGGTCAGTCGCCAGATCAATCTCAAAAAGCTTTTGGTTGTGAAAGAACCCCATGAAGCCGAGCAGTTGTTTTGGGTTCTACAGGAATTGATCACAAGCTCATTGTTTGAAGTGATCGGCTGCGAACTGAAAGAGATGTTCTTTAAAAATCATCAGCTGCAAAAACTTAAAAATCTTTGCCGCTTTCACAAAGTGGCACTGATTTTTGTCTGCCACAAAATCAGTCGCTTCGTAAATCCTCTTTTTAGTTTGATCATTCAATTTCAAAGAGACTTCATCACGATTCAAAGAGCACTTCACCGCCCGACACCTTTCAGTGTCGCGGGCAGCGTGATTCATTCGCATTTTTTATTTCAATCTAAAAATGATAAAGATCAAAAACGTGTTGCAAAGAAATTCTTTCTTGAGAGTTCAGATACTCCAACAACGTCAAAGACTTATGTAGATTATTCTTCGCAAAAAGATCGGCAGCTTTCTCGATAA
- a CDS encoding DNA polymerase Y subunit UmuC family protein: MRTLCLNFKSPQESSCAEAFLTFSPKVQFRFPHFVFIDIESTAHLLGGEVACLEKALQIARKFSAETSAAIADTPPVAQMMAKWKPSSISLKGQEAKSLQGLGLDALKDLEGLVTWTQKRQIEHVISFAHSLGICTLEEVYNFRLVSLRERWGDFGVLLWNRLHSQDSQVISPFIPRDPLVGYGYLDDPIGVVNLLFNRIQPHLNILFARLNGLARYAQKMEVILHCEYSDKKHILQIEPVSASRDQMLFEDLLWKRMEKTELENPIREFEITIYDVPEKVQQLNFFEPRDNSEDRWRRLISFAKQANCEMGFLQLEANHFPEKSFKLVTEWPEDFVSEDLVERQDNALQIKTTYAKGLAQSPRPSLLLEQPQPLSDEELRKIRFVSALPSERIESSWWQLTEQELKYRDYYFALSNQGQLLWVFQDRMSTQYYLHGYFD, from the coding sequence ATGCGCACACTGTGTTTGAATTTTAAAAGCCCCCAAGAAAGTTCCTGTGCTGAAGCCTTCTTAACCTTCAGCCCGAAGGTGCAATTCCGCTTTCCACACTTTGTCTTTATCGATATCGAATCGACGGCGCATCTGTTGGGCGGCGAAGTGGCTTGCCTGGAAAAAGCTTTGCAGATTGCGCGCAAGTTTTCTGCAGAAACCAGCGCAGCTATTGCTGACACTCCTCCTGTTGCACAGATGATGGCGAAGTGGAAGCCGTCCTCCATTTCTCTGAAGGGTCAAGAGGCCAAGTCTTTACAGGGCTTGGGCTTGGATGCCTTGAAGGATCTGGAAGGACTGGTCACATGGACTCAGAAAAGACAGATCGAGCATGTGATTTCTTTTGCGCACTCTTTGGGAATTTGCACTTTAGAAGAAGTTTATAACTTTAGACTCGTTTCATTGCGTGAGCGTTGGGGGGATTTTGGTGTTTTACTTTGGAATCGTTTGCATAGTCAGGACTCTCAAGTCATTTCACCTTTTATTCCTCGCGACCCTCTTGTGGGCTATGGCTACCTGGATGATCCCATAGGAGTGGTGAATCTTCTTTTTAATCGCATTCAACCTCATTTAAATATTCTCTTTGCCCGTCTGAATGGATTGGCCCGTTACGCACAAAAAATGGAAGTGATCCTGCACTGTGAGTACTCGGATAAAAAACATATTTTGCAAATTGAACCCGTCAGTGCCAGTCGTGACCAGATGCTCTTTGAAGATCTTCTTTGGAAGCGCATGGAAAAGACCGAACTGGAAAATCCGATTCGAGAGTTTGAAATTACAATTTATGATGTGCCGGAAAAAGTTCAGCAGTTGAATTTTTTCGAACCGCGCGATAACAGTGAAGATCGCTGGCGCCGCCTGATCAGTTTTGCCAAGCAAGCCAATTGCGAAATGGGTTTCCTGCAATTGGAAGCCAATCACTTTCCGGAAAAAAGTTTTAAACTGGTCACGGAATGGCCGGAGGACTTTGTCTCTGAAGATTTGGTAGAGCGACAAGACAATGCCTTACAAATCAAAACAACTTATGCAAAAGGCTTGGCGCAAAGCCCGCGCCCATCCCTTTTGCTGGAACAACCGCAACCTCTTTCCGATGAAGAGTTGCGCAAGATCCGTTTTGTCTCAGCTCTACCGAGCGAGCGCATTGAATCTTCCTGGTGGCAACTGACAGAGCAAGAGCTTAAATACCGCGATTACTATTTCGCCCTTTCAAACCAAGGGCAATTGCTGTGGGTTTTCCAAGATCGCATGAGCACACAATATTATTTGCATGGGTATTTCGACTAA
- a CDS encoding DNA polymerase III subunit alpha has translation MKNQSGDNLLRQSRSVNSLGTYNGGRSLKEPPSSALVTRHHKQPQVSAPKAKAFVELLARSNFSFLCGASHPEEMVEQAIKLEYDGIALCDLNGLYGVARGYATANSDSTFTASKKPKEGFHYLIGTELTLTDETAITLIPQNKQGYSHLCELLTIGKRQATKGFSSLHLEQVEKYNQDLLCIAIPPISEERYEHLHKVFGDRLYIPIWRDLTWESQEFCKQAFLLEEKYSAQLFVTQRAFMHTSERKPLFDVLTCILHHTTLDNAKDKLIQNAERSLKSLEELSTLWSDRIDLVEKTVEISARSTFSLSEIRYRYPRSNIPNNLTPSEYLRKLAEDGAQWRFPDGVPEKILQQINKELTLIQSLQYEDYFITLKEICQFAQEKGILHQGRGSAANSVVCYCLGLTSVNPTEIDLLFERFISAERREPPDIDIDFEHSRREEVIQHIYQKYDERHAAMVCTVIRFRSRMSIRETAKVFGVPLAKINAMIKFMGRDGMRRLTEDPNVCHQFGMPLEQWKLFLNMAKQVHGFPRHLGIHTGGFLITQDSITEMVPVEKATMNGRYVIQWNKDDVAAIGLMKIDVLSLGMLTCLRKCFDLLKHHKGISFNLATIPQNDKPTYEMICRAETVGVFQIESRAQMNTLPRMKPQNFYDLVVEVAIVRPGPLQGGMVHPYLKRRQGLEKVTYPSPLLEPILKRTHGVPIFQEQVMKIVIAAAGFSPGESDELRRIMSSAWRKRSTMDAIRERILRGFEEHQISREYGEQIYKTIEGFANYGFPESHAASFALLTYASCYLKCRHPDVFACGLLNSQPMGFYAPRTIISEAQQHGVETLPLSIQHSDYDYTLEPNGREILSLRVGLRSLYGVPEQIARSIEDERKLHGPFEDLTDFIRRTSLPKALPRALLVKLAASGAMDCFNVSTRELIWHIESLSLDQGSFLWGKPKESLVQGDFEEDDVESLPFESNWDKLRREYDTKGFSVDAHPMSVLRSYLNVKNQELIQQRYVPYMTSENLKTLPNKRKVRVAGLVGITQRPPTAKGMCFITLEDEHGFINIVIHPEVYQKDRMAIYGKSLLEIHGQVEKVGDIINVRAARVLPLQ, from the coding sequence ATTAAAAATCAGAGTGGAGACAACCTACTCCGACAGAGTCGGAGTGTAAACAGCCTAGGTACTTACAATGGAGGACGCTCTTTAAAAGAGCCTCCCTCATCCGCCTTAGTCACCCGTCACCATAAACAACCTCAAGTTTCAGCACCGAAAGCGAAAGCCTTTGTTGAACTTCTCGCACGCAGTAATTTTTCTTTTCTGTGTGGAGCTTCCCACCCCGAGGAAATGGTTGAGCAAGCTATTAAGCTGGAATACGACGGCATTGCTCTTTGTGATTTGAATGGCCTTTATGGAGTGGCCCGTGGCTATGCGACGGCCAATTCCGATTCCACCTTCACCGCTTCCAAAAAACCCAAGGAAGGCTTCCATTATCTCATTGGCACGGAGCTGACTTTAACTGATGAAACGGCCATCACCCTGATTCCTCAAAACAAGCAGGGCTATTCCCATCTATGCGAATTGCTTACAATAGGAAAACGTCAGGCGACCAAAGGTTTCTCGTCCCTGCACCTGGAGCAAGTCGAAAAGTACAATCAAGATCTTCTGTGCATCGCCATTCCTCCCATCAGCGAAGAGCGTTATGAACATTTGCATAAAGTTTTCGGTGACCGCCTTTATATTCCAATATGGCGGGATCTGACTTGGGAGTCTCAAGAGTTTTGCAAACAGGCCTTTCTTCTTGAGGAAAAATATAGCGCACAGCTTTTCGTCACACAGCGAGCGTTCATGCACACGTCCGAGCGCAAGCCTTTATTTGACGTCCTGACCTGCATTCTGCACCACACGACTCTGGATAATGCCAAAGACAAATTGATTCAAAATGCAGAGCGCTCTTTGAAATCTCTCGAAGAGCTTTCCACCTTATGGAGTGATCGCATTGATCTTGTGGAAAAAACTGTGGAGATCTCGGCACGTTCGACTTTCTCTTTGAGTGAAATTCGCTATCGCTACCCGCGCTCTAACATTCCCAACAACCTCACACCTTCAGAATATCTGCGCAAACTGGCTGAAGATGGCGCCCAGTGGCGTTTTCCAGATGGCGTGCCTGAAAAAATCTTGCAGCAAATTAACAAAGAACTGACTCTGATTCAAAGTCTCCAATACGAAGATTATTTTATTACGCTGAAAGAGATCTGTCAGTTTGCCCAGGAAAAAGGAATTTTACATCAAGGACGTGGCTCCGCTGCGAACTCCGTCGTGTGCTATTGTTTGGGACTGACCTCTGTGAATCCAACAGAGATTGATTTGTTGTTTGAAAGATTTATTTCAGCAGAACGTCGCGAACCACCGGATATTGATATCGACTTCGAGCACAGTCGGCGCGAAGAAGTGATCCAGCATATTTATCAAAAATACGATGAGCGCCATGCGGCCATGGTCTGCACTGTGATTCGTTTTCGATCGCGCATGTCGATTCGCGAAACGGCCAAAGTCTTTGGCGTTCCTCTGGCGAAAATCAATGCCATGATCAAGTTCATGGGCCGCGATGGAATGCGACGCCTGACCGAAGATCCGAATGTCTGTCACCAGTTTGGAATGCCTTTGGAGCAATGGAAGTTATTTTTGAATATGGCGAAGCAGGTACACGGATTTCCCCGCCACTTAGGCATTCACACCGGCGGCTTTCTTATCACCCAAGACTCTATCACCGAGATGGTCCCCGTAGAAAAAGCGACAATGAATGGCCGCTATGTCATTCAGTGGAATAAAGATGACGTCGCCGCCATCGGACTTATGAAGATCGACGTCTTAAGTTTAGGCATGCTAACTTGTCTGCGGAAGTGCTTTGACCTTTTAAAACATCACAAAGGCATCAGCTTCAATCTTGCGACCATTCCTCAAAACGACAAGCCCACTTACGAAATGATTTGTCGTGCTGAAACGGTCGGCGTCTTTCAAATCGAATCCCGCGCGCAGATGAACACCTTGCCGCGTATGAAGCCACAAAACTTTTATGACTTGGTTGTTGAAGTCGCGATTGTACGCCCCGGCCCCCTGCAAGGAGGCATGGTTCATCCTTACCTCAAGCGGCGACAAGGACTAGAAAAAGTCACTTATCCAAGCCCCCTGCTGGAACCAATTTTAAAACGCACCCATGGTGTTCCTATTTTCCAAGAACAAGTGATGAAGATAGTCATTGCGGCGGCAGGTTTTTCCCCTGGAGAATCTGATGAATTGCGACGAATCATGTCCTCTGCCTGGCGCAAGCGCTCGACCATGGATGCGATTCGCGAGCGTATCTTGCGTGGTTTTGAAGAGCATCAGATTTCTCGTGAGTACGGTGAGCAAATTTACAAAACTATTGAAGGCTTTGCGAACTATGGTTTCCCAGAAAGTCATGCCGCCAGCTTTGCTTTGCTCACCTACGCCAGTTGCTATTTAAAATGCCGACATCCCGATGTCTTCGCCTGCGGATTGCTCAACAGTCAGCCCATGGGTTTCTATGCTCCGCGCACGATTATTTCCGAAGCTCAACAGCATGGCGTGGAAACTCTGCCTTTATCCATTCAGCACTCTGACTATGATTACACTTTGGAGCCTAACGGAAGGGAGATCCTTTCTTTGCGCGTGGGTTTGCGCTCTCTTTACGGAGTTCCTGAACAAATCGCACGCAGCATTGAGGACGAGCGAAAGCTTCATGGACCTTTTGAAGATCTGACGGATTTTATTCGCAGAACTTCTTTGCCCAAAGCCTTACCCAGAGCTTTATTGGTGAAACTCGCCGCTTCAGGAGCCATGGATTGTTTCAATGTCAGCACGCGCGAATTGATTTGGCATATTGAAAGCCTGAGCCTGGATCAAGGCAGCTTCCTGTGGGGCAAGCCGAAAGAAAGTCTGGTGCAAGGTGATTTCGAAGAGGACGACGTGGAAAGTCTGCCTTTTGAGTCCAACTGGGATAAGCTACGCCGTGAATATGACACCAAGGGATTTTCTGTCGATGCACATCCGATGTCAGTTTTGCGCTCTTACCTCAACGTGAAAAATCAGGAGCTGATCCAACAGCGTTATGTTCCTTACATGACCTCGGAAAACTTAAAGACCCTTCCCAACAAACGAAAAGTGCGTGTCGCTGGATTGGTGGGCATTACGCAACGACCTCCGACTGCCAAAGGCATGTGCTTTATCACTTTGGAGGACGAGCATGGGTTCATCAATATTGTGATCCACCCCGAGGTCTATCAAAAAGACCGCATGGCCATCTATGGCAAGTCGCTTTTGGAAATTCACGGCCAAGTCGAAAAAGTCGGTGATATCATCAACGTGCGCGCCGCACGAGTCCTGCCACTGCAGTGA
- a CDS encoding O-methyltransferase — MRESVLSNKEEYLGSLFSSESENKKLSRQFAEELGLARISISAPEAKLIALLVKMHGCRKFVEIGTLTGLSAQYIFEALPDGGELWTLEKDPKHGEKSAEAFSKIDQSKKKIHLVMGDARQELESLSAQGPFDGVFIDGNKAAYLDYLLWAEKNLRSGGLILADNIFLSGSLWGDMTSQKFSEKQVRILREFNERLANPDLYDSAIAPTFEGLFVAVKK, encoded by the coding sequence ATGCGTGAATCAGTGCTATCAAACAAAGAAGAATACTTAGGCTCATTATTCTCCAGCGAGAGTGAGAATAAAAAACTATCGCGTCAGTTTGCGGAAGAGTTGGGTCTGGCTCGTATCAGTATCTCGGCTCCGGAAGCGAAGTTAATTGCCCTACTGGTGAAGATGCATGGCTGCCGCAAGTTTGTGGAAATTGGAACTCTGACGGGCTTGTCGGCACAATATATTTTTGAAGCGTTGCCAGACGGTGGGGAGCTTTGGACTTTGGAAAAAGATCCCAAGCACGGCGAAAAATCAGCAGAAGCTTTTTCGAAGATCGATCAAAGTAAAAAGAAAATCCATCTTGTGATGGGCGATGCCCGTCAAGAGTTGGAAAGTCTTTCTGCGCAGGGGCCTTTCGACGGAGTTTTCATTGATGGCAACAAGGCCGCTTATTTGGATTATCTGCTATGGGCTGAAAAAAATCTGCGTTCGGGTGGTTTGATCTTGGCGGATAATATTTTTCTGTCGGGCTCTTTGTGGGGTGATATGACTTCGCAGAAGTTTTCCGAAAAGCAGGTTCGTATTTTGCGCGAGTTCAATGAACGCCTGGCAAATCCTGATCTTTATGACAGCGCAATTGCACCAACCTTTGAAGGTTTGTTTGTCGCTGTGAAAAAATAG
- a CDS encoding OmpA family protein, producing MKKLSASPAFTVPILLFVAACSTMPKDDFNYPLRPHDITEGPPPSGLQGASTDLRRNNKLSTLSQQVIFDYASADLNASSKEALDQIAEEMKKSSSSFQKIRISGFTDARGYPSRNLDLSQRRADNVRKYLISKGVPSDKLESIGMGSAGYDDPRSNNMTSDRRVEFEIVQ from the coding sequence ATGAAGAAATTATCTGCATCGCCAGCATTCACCGTGCCCATCCTCCTCTTTGTCGCCGCCTGTTCAACAATGCCTAAGGATGATTTCAACTATCCACTCCGACCTCATGACATCACCGAGGGTCCTCCGCCCTCAGGCCTTCAAGGGGCCTCCACGGATTTGCGCAGGAATAACAAGCTTTCAACTCTGAGCCAACAGGTCATCTTTGACTATGCCAGTGCAGATTTAAATGCTTCAAGCAAAGAAGCTCTCGATCAAATAGCTGAAGAGATGAAAAAAAGTTCCAGCTCTTTTCAAAAAATTCGCATCTCGGGCTTTACTGATGCCCGTGGCTACCCTTCACGAAATTTAGATCTGTCACAACGTCGAGCCGATAATGTGCGCAAATATCTTATTTCAAAGGGAGTTCCCTCAGATAAATTGGAATCCATCGGCATGGGCTCAGCCGGCTACGATGATCCCCGCTCCAACAACATGACCTCTGACCGAAGGGTGGAGTTTGAGATCGTACAGTAG
- a CDS encoding HAD family hydrolase: MNQHPLLVFDLDGTLIDSAPDIITAVNRTLTDNGKPAQSDAEIIAHIGEGLKKLIADLFKADNLEAQRINELELEFLHNYHAEMLNKTRIFPGVEEFLGSYPGPIAIITNKNEAPAKKIVEHLKLHRFPWVNIFGADTLEERKPSPLPLRTMMKLAGHGTHNTIMIGDGIPDMVSAQNAGVPSIAIDFGYTAPAILKKYEPRGILKHYNELHKMVNELFPAELVEPE, translated from the coding sequence ATGAATCAGCACCCACTTCTTGTCTTCGACCTCGACGGAACATTAATTGATTCCGCTCCTGATATTATCACTGCCGTGAATCGCACTTTGACCGACAATGGAAAACCGGCGCAAAGCGATGCGGAGATCATCGCCCATATCGGGGAAGGTCTGAAGAAACTGATCGCCGATTTATTTAAGGCCGACAATCTTGAAGCCCAGCGGATCAATGAACTGGAATTGGAATTTCTTCACAACTACCATGCAGAAATGCTTAACAAAACTCGCATCTTTCCTGGCGTTGAAGAGTTCTTAGGCTCCTATCCAGGCCCCATTGCCATCATCACCAATAAAAACGAAGCTCCGGCAAAAAAGATCGTGGAGCACCTGAAGCTCCACCGCTTCCCTTGGGTTAACATCTTTGGGGCCGACACCCTGGAAGAACGCAAGCCCAGCCCCCTGCCTTTGCGGACCATGATGAAATTGGCCGGGCATGGGACTCACAACACGATCATGATCGGCGATGGCATCCCCGACATGGTTTCGGCTCAAAATGCCGGTGTCCCCTCCATTGCCATCGACTTTGGTTATACCGCCCCCGCTATTTTGAAAAAATACGAGCCACGCGGAATCCTAAAGCACTACAATGAGCTTCATAAAATGGTAAATGAGCTGTTCCCGGCCGAACTGGTAGAGCCAGAATAA
- a CDS encoding ABC transporter ATP-binding protein gives MSDILLEVQNLKTGFKTDEGAFRAVDDVSFYVKKGQTLGIVGESGCGKSVTSLSVMRLIQKPGSIESGKILFKGQDLLKLSEDKMRTIRGNEIAMIFQEPMTSLNPVYTIGDQIEEAVLLHQKQFNKEQARERAIEMLRLVGIPAPEKRFHEYPHQLSGGMRQRVMIAMAISCNPELLIADEPTTALDVTIQAQILDLMRKLQKEFNAGMILITHDLGVVAEMCQEVAVMYAGRIVEFGTVEDIFYRPKHPYTRGLLDSIPHFETGHKLDQLKTIKGMVPSLYNLPVGCRFADRCPYAQEDCRQIYPTLENMRGIHKVACHHPLSEEVK, from the coding sequence GTGAGTGATATCCTTTTAGAGGTCCAAAATTTAAAGACGGGTTTTAAAACCGACGAAGGCGCTTTCCGCGCAGTCGACGATGTTAGTTTCTACGTTAAAAAGGGTCAAACCCTTGGAATCGTAGGCGAATCTGGTTGCGGCAAATCCGTAACTTCTTTGTCTGTGATGCGTTTGATTCAAAAACCGGGATCTATTGAATCCGGTAAGATACTCTTTAAAGGCCAAGATCTTCTTAAACTCTCTGAAGATAAAATGCGTACGATCCGCGGTAACGAAATCGCGATGATCTTCCAAGAGCCTATGACCTCTTTGAACCCGGTTTACACGATTGGTGACCAAATCGAAGAAGCGGTTCTTTTGCACCAAAAACAATTCAACAAAGAGCAAGCTCGCGAGCGCGCGATCGAAATGCTTCGTTTGGTTGGTATCCCAGCTCCTGAAAAACGTTTCCACGAATATCCGCACCAACTTTCGGGCGGTATGAGACAACGTGTGATGATCGCAATGGCGATCTCTTGCAATCCTGAACTTTTGATCGCCGATGAACCGACGACAGCTCTTGATGTGACAATCCAGGCACAAATCCTGGATTTGATGAGAAAGCTGCAAAAGGAATTCAATGCCGGCATGATTCTGATCACTCATGATCTTGGTGTCGTTGCAGAAATGTGCCAAGAAGTGGCTGTGATGTATGCAGGCCGTATCGTTGAGTTCGGTACTGTGGAAGATATCTTCTATCGTCCGAAGCATCCTTACACTCGTGGACTTTTGGATTCGATCCCGCACTTTGAAACAGGTCACAAGCTCGACCAGTTGAAAACAATCAAAGGGATGGTTCCAAGTCTTTACAATCTTCCTGTAGGCTGCCGCTTTGCGGATCGTTGTCCTTACGCTCAAGAAGATTGCCGTCAGATTTACCCTACTCTTGAAAACATGCGTGGCATTCACAAAGTGGCCTGCCATCATCCATTGTCTGAAGAGGTAAAATAA